The genomic segment AAGGCATTAACAGTTCTACCTATTTTACGGTACCATACCTCAAACATTTTACTTTGTTTATCTTTGAGCAATCCGGCCACGAATACGAGAGTGATATTACTACATTTCCGATTAAGGAATACGGATACATCGATAATGTCTGCAAACTTTGAATGGTTAGTTGAACAAAGATCAGCTATATACAAAGCAGCAAAATATTCCTGATATATcaaatgcataaatgaatatcCCTGCAATGACGTTGATGGCTTGGAAAGGAATCCTAATTGTAGGATATAAGGCTGGCTTTTAATTTCATTGTCACTCAGCAAAACCTGACCCCTTTCTGATAATAAACCCTCATATGATTTTTTGCCGAGAAAAAGTAAGGTTTGTTTTATTTCTGTATCGTTAAACGTACGATATTCTCTTGTGTTTTTACAGTACCGTTTGACCGTGTATTCTACGATCGCTTTATATATTTCTGTAATGAAGTGTGGCAATTCCTTGTTCTGTTTCCAAATCTCACACAACATTAAAGTATTCAATGGGCTTTGCATAAGACGGTATAAAATCAGTCTTGAACGAGATCCCCCTAATTCTTGTAAAAACCTTTCGGCATTGCTAATTTTCTGAACTTTGCCAGTGTGGCATCCCAGATAGCTCTTTACGAACAATTCTGCCTTTACTTCATCAAAGCCCTTAATTGAAAATGTACCATCATACAAATGCCCAGAGTCGACATCTCTAATTATTCGAGATGTCACAATGACATGGCAATCTGGCAATAATGGCCACTTTTGCTGCACCATTCGCTTGAAGTATACTGGAAGATTATTCGAAGAAACTTCATCGAGACCAtcgaaaataaaacaaacttgTAATTGGTTATTGTCAATAAAACTCCAGAGCGTCTGCTTTTCCTTAACATCTCTCAgcaccaaatcaaaaataaagtcTTTAAGACtctgtttttcattattttcactgTGATATTGCTGAATATCTTTGAACTCTGATAGAAAAAGTAATTTAAAATTACGCAAATATTCTGTTTTGCTTTTAGCCCAATCGTAGGCTATCATTTTACAAAACGTTGATTTGCCATACCCCGGATCACCTTCAATTAGTATTCGTTTTGGATTCTCGTCGTCACCACTACATGAAAATATGTCTTTCCGTTGTACGATTGTACCGTCACTGTCTTGCAAGTCCAGTTGTGTATAGATATCTTCGAGCTTCAGTCTGCTATCTGCTCCGTCTAACCATGGAAGTGGAAGTATGTGCGATAACCTTTTGTATTCCTTTCGCAGCTTTTCCTGACATTTCAGGATAACATCTGAAATATGGCAAGATGTCAATAATAGGAAAAAGGTGTGCAATTTATTGCAAGtataaatattatgtaaaattgACTTTGTTTCGAAACTATTGCTTAGATAAAAGCGTCTGCAAAAGCTAGTGTTTCCTCGGAAAAGATGTGCATACGATCAAAGCCTTCAGGAATAGACAGTGCCTGCTCAAAGGAGTGTGCTTCGTTTtccttttttgtaatatttacttCTGACGAGATATGAGTAACATGTTTTTCAACATCTGAAGTAAAAATTGCCATGTATAAGGTCATTTCGTGGTGATATCTCTGATAATTTTATCTTCATGCTAAAACACGGCTTCTAAAAAGATATACGATAAAACGGTTCTCTTTAAATCAAAAAATGTGCTTTTGGGCGAAAATCTTCCAAGTCCTTAAATAAAAAGTTTACTTTTAAGTTAGAATATTACTAAATAAGCCTTTACCATCAAGAGATTAACAGGAAATTCAGAAAAGGGGCACGCCCCGAGACAAAGGGACCCTCACTTTTCCCGATACGTGATTTATACTCTGCAGGTGTACGACATACCTTCATCATGCGTTGATTTTGAAGAGGTTGAAGCGGCGCTGTTCTTGATTTGGTCATATTTTGCATCTTGTGGTAAATCTACAGTGAAAGACGATTAAAAATTAAACGGAAACGTACCATTAATCAGTAATAAGTAACATTATGGTTACATAATGAATTTACATGTCGTTgactaaaatacacaaagaaacatTTGTTATTTCATTTGTGCAAGAATGAATGCAATGGGTGCATGAATgggtaaatgaatgaatgaatgaatgaatgaactgttgaatgaatgaatggatgaaaaaactcattcgttcattcatttaaatattttagtgAGTGGATAGGGATAGAATTGAATGTCGAAAGAGGGACAATGGTTACACGAATTCGAAAGTTCATTTCACTGCAAGGCAAGACAAGACATACTGACAGCGACATATTTTGTGATGATAAAGGTAATAGCTGAATTTTCCGTACCTTCCTTATTCTCAgttgatgatttgtgttcttgCACAGATATTTGTCTCTGCAACCCTGTGTCGAGGGAAGATTGTGAACTGTACAAGTAATGTTTGTCCAAATGGTGCTGAAGGCTCGTAGTGTAGCCATCAGGATCTTGTATCACGTTCAACATCTCCCTTTGTGTTTCTGCTACATCTACTGCACTGCTAGCATTAACACCACCACCTTCTGCACCGAGACAATCTGTTTTGAATACCACAATTTAAAAGATGCGTTTCAATAGAATATCTCTAAATTTCGTGAAAAGCTGACGTTCCTTGGCTTTACATGCAATATCGTAGCTAAACCATTTGGTTCAAGCCACCAGCCAGACCATATGTAGCTCCCTGTTCATCAGAACGGTTACTGACTTTTAGCTCTTATGGTTTTATTAATCTGTTTAGTTGAATGAACTTTTCAAGGTATTTTCTGGTGTGTAGTTCGTGTTTGTAAACTGTCACTTATCTGACAAGGTGTCGTGACCTCAGCTACTGAATGCATTTTAGCTGGAGTGTGCATTGTTCAATATGACAGAAAAGGAGCGGTAATTCGTTCCAGCAACTAACAACCAAAATATCTCTAAAAGTTGGTACAGATGAAAGCAAATATGACCTCAATAAATCAAGTGAGTAATTTGAATTGCTACTGACAAATCTTGGCATTTCAAATACCGGTGGCTGTAAGCAAACACACAACTGTTGACGTTTCTTAAGACATAgagtcaatgacacttggctcacatttggttcgaTGTGGCCggccagagtgagtatacttaactaagtttactctaggaacatgcataccaagttccAAAGCAATCGGatgagcaatttcagagaaaattattttttgaccaaaaatgggaaaaattgccccaaaaatacaaatatgaaaatttcaccacaattttaagACATTCAACTAAGGTTGCCTCtaggtacatgcataccaagtttcaaagcaatcagaatagttaattcagagaaaatgattttttaccTAACGGGAGCAAATTGCCccaaattcaaatataaaactttcaccacaattttaacaaatcagaCAGAAGACAACCCTAGAATCAAGAaaatcaagtttcaaagcaatctaacAAGCTTTtttggagaaaatgattttttgaccaacattggaaaaaattgcccgGAAATACAAACATTATGATATTAACACAATTCGAACAAATCTAACAGAAGCtaaccctaggatcatgcataATAAGCTTTAAAGCAACAGAATGATAAGTTTCAGAGAAGGTGATTTGTTTAccgaaaaagggaaaaaaatgccCTCAAATACAActataaaattttcaccaaaatttaaacaaatctcaCCTAAGTCACCATAAAGAACCCACATGCCAAGTTTCAACCACATCTggcctgtggttacagagttttagcaatttgctggattttcctttttcacctcatttgcatattttgacactgatatgtaaatttgaacaaatcacatttccacccctgggtgcacctgtacacagaATACTAAGATGATAGGTACTGCGGTTTtgtagtttttgatgtggacggacatacattcacacatacgtacatacatacatacaatacaaaggtaatgtcatttctctaattTAACATTACTTTACTAGAAGGAATCAAGCTTCTGATGTTGTACGGCAATGACAGAATACATTTTGGGGTAAATTGGTATCATTCATGATCAAAACACCGCCAAAGAGCTTCGCTTTGAGCAAACTCACCTATGCTTTTGACTTTCTCTTCATTGCTTCCGCGTTCAAGTTGGCATCCCTGCAACTCTCTCTCGACCTTTTCAACTTGAGTGACTAAGGGAAGTCGTTTGATCGCTTCTAACAACTCTTTGAGGAGTTCTAAGTCTGTGATCGATATATGACCAGACTCCTCTAGGTTAATGAAAATCTCAGCTGGGCTTTTCAGGCTTTCCAGATCACGAATTTTCACCTGATCGCCGCGCAACAGGTTTCGCAAAGACCTTTCGTCATCTTCAGACAATTGTTCTGATAGAGAGTTGTACAACCAACGTAGAGGATTGATCCGCGACATATTGACAGGTTTTCACGAAATTGTGTCATTTTACGGCCAAGTGAAACATGTCTTTGAATAGCAACAGAGAACGATCCAATTTTGACTGCGCCACAAcatggagctagctccatgGTCACAAGAAGTCTTACAAACAGAACCCTGGGAGGTATCAGGCACCTGGTCCTACTTGAACCCAGGCCATTCAATGCTGCGCAGTTAATATGTATTTGCACGCAAGTGCGCAGGAAACATCCAAGCTTTTTTTCAGCAATCTCCACGGAAGGGAAAAATTTAGTTAATTTACATCAATGACATCACATTACAAGGAAACGTCGATAAACTATTTTCATATCTGGCGACATCGTGCTATTATTTAATTAGGAGATTGCTGTTTTACTATATCTATAAAAGTATATATAatactttcaaagcaatcggatgaATTATACTAAAAGAGAGCTTGAAATACAATATCCTTACTTCCCTGGCTTCAGTTAAAAAACTGACAGATAAGGAATGTCAGATTTTGAAAGCTTTTGACATTAAAATAGTTTTAACACAATTTATTTCTCCCAGAAAACAAATTCGTCTTAAGGTAACGGTATATTGACTTTTCTAATATTACACGTCTTGAAATCGTGTAAAGCACGTGACAAATTTTCTTCTACAAGTTGTTATCGTACTTTTATCTGAATAAATTTTGACAATGCATTTTTTCTAACACCAAATTGTGTTATAGGAATCTTTCgatgtttgttttaattttttgtgtgtCCATGTTGCAGATATTTTAAAAGCTGAGATGTTTTATAAACTTCTGGATTCCGAAGACACAGAAAGATCAAGATCTCGGTAAGCCGTATGGGACCCATAAAGGTTAAATTTAGCTCATTAGTTGTTTTTTTAGGTAACGTCCAAACAGGCACACACACAAACGTTAAGCGGTTGTCGCGTTGTATACCGAGAGAAGGagaaatcaaaatatattgGAAGATACCTGAGGGCGCGCTTCATAGTAACCGTATGATACAACTCTTCATGACATCGGTCACTTGAGTTTACATTTACATATTCTTTCATCGGCATTAGTGTATTGCATCATCCACTCTTAGTTTAACGTCTTCGAGTGAATGTACCTGGCAACGCTGACTGTATAAACAAGGCGCTACATTGTATTCCGCCTTTCCGTGTCGCATTTTCGTCCCAACAAGGTAAGATTTGCCAGGGTGGTGACTGCAAGTATTCGgcttttcatgtccttttacaTTTTCCCTGCAGCGACATACATGATCGAAAGGCACCAGTGGGCTGGGTGTGTAGTCTGCTACATCGGATGATTTTCTGATCGATTTATCGATCCTGTACACGCCATTGCAACCTAACAGGTCGAGTACAGGAAAGATAGATCGAGTAGAAAATCGACCTATCTAGCAGTCTATCCAGCCCACTAGAGCCTGTGGATCGTTATAATTTCTG from the Ptychodera flava strain L36383 chromosome 2, AS_Pfla_20210202, whole genome shotgun sequence genome contains:
- the LOC139115272 gene encoding NACHT, LRR and PYD domains-containing protein 1 homolog gives rise to the protein MSRINPLRWLYNSLSEQLSEDDERSLRNLLRGDQVKIRDLESLKSPAEIFINLEESGHISITDLELLKELLEAIKRLPLVTQVEKVERELQGCQLERGSNEEKVKSIDCLGAEGGGVNASSAVDVAETQREMLNVIQDPDGYTTSLQHHLDKHYLYSSQSSLDTGLQRQISVQEHKSSTENKEDLPQDAKYDQIKNSAASTSSKSTHDEDVILKCQEKLRKEYKRLSHILPLPWLDGADSRLKLEDIYTQLDLQDSDGTIVQRKDIFSCSGDDENPKRILIEGDPGYGKSTFCKMIAYDWAKSKTEYLRNFKLLFLSEFKDIQQYHSENNEKQSLKDFIFDLVLRDVKEKQTLWSFIDNNQLQVCFIFDGLDEVSSNNLPVYFKRMVQQKWPLLPDCHVIVTSRIIRDVDSGHLYDGTFSIKGFDEVKAELFVKSYLGCHTGKVQKISNAERFLQELGGSRSRLILYRLMQSPLNTLMLCEIWKQNKELPHFITEIYKAIVEYTVKRYCKNTREYRTFNDTEIKQTLLFLGKKSYEGLLSERGQVLLSDNEIKSQPYILQLGFLSKPSTSLQGYSFMHLIYQEYFAALYIADLCSTNHSKFADIIDVSVFLNRKCSNITLVFVAGLLKDKQSKMFEVWYRKIGRTVNAFDPILILQETGFVTAEIISLCAKVLPCSLDIDITMLESPHNKCRLEIIKLLLQCSDIRSDRVIINVSASNSNACEIYSACRVCLKANSKKIEVRLKIDCDLSKCAIKHFLNDIVFASDPYTDDIANLHIRNHKDIDILHSIQDILDVFSKINAKTHVISGLPFRLKLIDAVLMKLNDARSLHSVRLVFGEQKKIFIFEYLTHMYCRLHRKSENSIFAATLKTLTLI